The following coding sequences are from one Nicotiana tabacum cultivar K326 chromosome 1, ASM71507v2, whole genome shotgun sequence window:
- the LOC107827944 gene encoding putative UDP-rhamnose:rhamnosyltransferase 1: MKKDNIHVVMVPWLAFGHLQPFFQLSIALATEKVHVSFISTPKNIKRLPKVPSNLAPLLNLVEFPLPSVNGSPLPADAEASVDVSADQMLYLYQAFNLLQEPVKNFIADKKPDWVIADFVPDWVADIARELNIPLLKFSVFTASSRVFFGPPKPRPRPGQVKNGSKPLHELLTSPPPWVDFPSMVAFRKYEALDLISVLSAENESRETLLGHDAVIEGACRAVAIRTCIEFEGDYLDTYKKVAGKPVIPIGLLPPEELPGNERTLSFHPNWQKIFKWLDEQKPRSVVFVGFGSECKLSKNQVYEIANGVKLSGLPFFWILQKPSWALNDIDALPSGFCASTEGRGLVHIGWAPQKEILAHPSIGGSLFHGGWGSTIETLRSGHVLVVLPFVFDQGLNARLLVEKGVAIEVKRNEEDGSFSGNDIATSLREAMVSEDGEELRARAGKAAGIFGDQNLHDSYVKNFVEYMRSNGEMKV, translated from the coding sequence atgaagaaagacaATATCCACGTTGTAATGGTGCCATGGTTAGCATTTGGTCACCTGCAGCCATTTTTCCAACTCTCCATAGCCTTAGCCACAGAAAAAGTTCATGTCTCATTCATTTCCACTCCCAAGAACATTAAGAGACTTCCTAAAGTTCCTTCTAACTTAGCACCACTACTAAATCTAGTAGAATTTCCACTGCCATCAGTCAACGGGAGCCCTTTGCCTGCTGATGCTGAGGCTAGTGTAGACGTTTCTGCTGATCAAATGTTGTATTTATACCAAGCTTTTAATCTCCTTCAAGAACCTGTCAAAAACTTCATTGCTGATAAAAAACCTGATTGGGTCATTGCTGATTTTGTCCCCGATTGGGTGGCTGATATCGCTCGTGAACTTAACATTCCCCTCCTTAAATTCAGTGTCTTCACTGCTTCTTCACGGGTCTTTTTCGGGCCCCCAAAACCTAGACCCCGGCCCGGTCAAGTTAAAAATGGATCAAAGCCATTGCATGAACTTTTGACATCACCACCACCATGGGTGGATTTCCCGTCGATGGTTGCTTTCCGGAAATATGAAGCTCTTGATCTAATTTCTGTCCTAAGTGCAGAGAATGAATCGCGCGAAACTTTACTGGGACATGATGCCGTAATAGAAGGCGCATGTAGAGCTGTGGCTATACGTACTTGCATAGAATTTGAAGGTGATTACTTGGATACATATAAAAAAGTCGCAGGTAAGCCAGTGATTCCGATCGGTTTGCTACCACCGGAAGAACTACCGGGGAACGAAAGAACTCTTTCTTTTCATCCAAACTGGCAGAAGATCTTCAAATGGCTTGATGAACAAAAGCCAAGGTCGGTTGTGTTCGTGGGATTCGGAAGTGAATGTAAACTTAGCAAGAATCAAGTATATGAAATAGCAAACGGAGTAAAACTCTCAGGACTACCGTTTTTTTGGATACTACAGAAGCCCAGTTGGGCTTTGAACGACATTGATGCTTTGCCATCAGGTTTTTGCGCCTCAACGGAGGGGAGAGGGTTGGTGCACATTGGCTGGGCACCACAGAAGGAAATTCTTGCACATCCGTCCATTGGAGGATCCCTCTTTCATGGAGGATGGGGATCAACTATTGAAACTTTACGGTCTGGTCATGTTCTTGTGGTGTTGCCTTTTGTTTTTGACCAGGGATTGAATGCAAGATTGCTTGTAGAAAAAGGTGTGGCGATTGAAGTGAAGAGGAACGAAGAAGATGGATCATTTAGTGGAAATGACATAGCAACGTCATTAAGAGAAGCAATGGTTTCAGAGGATGGGGAAGAGCTTAGAGCTCGAGCAGGAAAAGCTGCTGGCATTTTTGGAGACCAGAATCTTCATGACTCCTATGTCAAAAACTTTGTTGAGTATATGAGAAGTAACGGTGAGATGAAGGTTTAG